One region of Sphingomonas abietis genomic DNA includes:
- a CDS encoding agmatine deiminase family protein gives MPVRQPAEWAPHDAVWIGFPSHPDLWLDDLDAARDEVVAFARAVWADGKGERPILVCADEASGEAALDLAGDVAAVLVRPFGDVWLRDTGPIMLSDGTARDFRFNYWGNKYELPGDEEIGGLLAASRDLAVTPCDWVFEGGALDVDGTGLAVTTEQCLLNPNRNPDLIRAEIEARLSRDLGVDRVLWLGDGLGHDHTDGHVDNLARFVGPNRLALPVASGADDPNAAVYADAKARAEAFGVEIVAIPSPGLVERDGEIVPASYMNFYIGNAAVVVPVYGSPHDEAGVAAIQALFPDRVAVGVRADHLLTGGGSLHCISQQILRV, from the coding sequence ATGCCCGTCCGCCAGCCCGCCGAATGGGCCCCCCACGACGCCGTCTGGATCGGCTTTCCGAGCCATCCCGATCTGTGGCTCGACGATCTCGACGCCGCGCGCGACGAGGTGGTGGCGTTCGCCCGTGCGGTGTGGGCCGATGGCAAGGGCGAGCGCCCGATCCTGGTCTGTGCCGACGAGGCTTCGGGCGAAGCCGCGCTCGACTTGGCCGGTGATGTCGCCGCCGTGCTGGTGCGCCCGTTCGGCGACGTCTGGCTGCGCGATACCGGCCCGATCATGCTGAGCGACGGCACCGCCCGCGATTTCCGCTTCAACTATTGGGGCAACAAGTACGAACTCCCCGGCGACGAGGAGATTGGCGGCCTGCTCGCGGCCAGCCGCGACCTCGCCGTCACGCCGTGCGACTGGGTGTTCGAGGGCGGCGCGCTGGACGTCGACGGCACCGGCCTCGCCGTCACCACCGAGCAATGCCTGCTCAACCCCAACCGCAACCCGGACCTGATCCGCGCCGAGATCGAGGCGCGGCTGTCGCGCGACCTCGGCGTCGATCGGGTGCTGTGGCTGGGCGACGGCCTCGGCCACGACCATACCGACGGCCATGTCGACAATCTCGCCCGCTTCGTCGGCCCCAACCGGCTGGCGCTGCCGGTGGCGAGCGGCGCGGACGATCCCAACGCCGCCGTCTATGCCGATGCCAAGGCGCGCGCCGAGGCGTTCGGGGTCGAGATCGTCGCCATCCCCTCGCCCGGCCTGGTCGAGCGCGACGGCGAGATCGTGCCGGCCTCCTACATGAACTTCTACATCGGCAATGCCGCGGTGGTGGTGCCGGTCTATGGCTCGCCCCACGACGAAGCCGGCGTCGCCGCGATCCAGGCCCTGTTCCCCGATCGCGTCGCGGTCGGCGTGCGCGCCGATCACCTGCTCACCGGCGGCGGCAGCCTGCACTGCATCTCGCAGCAGATCCTACGGGTCTGA
- a CDS encoding CgeB family protein: MAHTAIPPHLRAFPNGWEAHKDRHCIWIVTPDGYDHSHAFDEVALAMQGAFEALGGSAPIVTDGRAFAGRAPIIYGANLLPADIAQYLPPDSVVINLEQVSDDSAWMNSRYAAVLRDLPVLDYSPRNRDNLAARGVGHAGLLEIGYSPVLTRIRPAPVQDIDVLFYGSTNERRAEILRGLLGAGLTLVNLFNVYGEKRDAAIARAKIVLNLHYYASNIFEIVRISYLLSNRVCVLTEGDATDPAVQPYLGGLAIAPYDRLVERAQTLVADAGERARIAEAGFAAITRRSQAEMLMALIKANDAGG; this comes from the coding sequence ATGGCCCACACCGCCATCCCCCCGCATCTCAGAGCCTTTCCGAACGGCTGGGAGGCCCATAAGGACCGTCACTGCATCTGGATCGTGACGCCGGACGGCTATGACCATAGCCATGCCTTCGACGAGGTCGCGCTGGCGATGCAGGGCGCGTTCGAGGCGCTCGGCGGCTCCGCCCCGATCGTCACCGACGGGCGGGCCTTCGCCGGGCGTGCGCCGATCATCTACGGCGCCAACCTGCTGCCCGCCGACATCGCCCAATATCTGCCGCCCGACAGTGTCGTCATCAATCTCGAGCAGGTGTCGGACGACAGCGCCTGGATGAACTCGCGCTATGCCGCGGTGCTGCGCGATCTGCCGGTGCTCGATTACAGCCCGCGCAACCGCGACAATCTCGCGGCGCGCGGGGTCGGCCATGCCGGCCTGCTGGAGATCGGCTACAGCCCGGTGCTGACCCGCATCCGCCCCGCCCCGGTGCAGGACATCGACGTGCTGTTCTACGGCTCCACCAACGAGCGCCGCGCCGAGATCCTGCGCGGGCTGCTCGGGGCGGGACTGACGCTGGTCAATCTGTTCAACGTCTATGGCGAGAAGCGGGACGCGGCGATCGCGCGCGCCAAGATCGTCCTCAACCTCCATTATTATGCCAGCAACATCTTCGAGATTGTCCGCATCTCCTACCTCCTGTCCAACCGCGTCTGCGTGCTGACCGAAGGCGACGCGACCGACCCGGCGGTGCAGCCCTATCTCGGCGGGCTGGCGATCGCGCCCTATGACCGGCTGGTCGAACGGGCGCAGACCCTCGTCGCCGATGCCGGGGAACGCGCGCGGATCGCGGAGGCCGGCTTCGCGGCGATCACCCGGCGATCCCAGGCCGAGATGCTGATGGCGCTGATCAAGGCGAACGACGCCGGCGGGTGA
- a CDS encoding S9 family peptidase codes for MGKYGRVCRLALLAGAGWGVFACGAWGGPPVPTQKVTLSATLTGDAADLFGSRETIWGASLSPDGSKVLFLTSNQRSGTQLMVASSAGGRPPTQILQSDGTPMTLRWCDWADDSRIVCDVTGSDVVNAELVGFQRLMAIDVDGKNSKLLSQQGSMNDALRISQFSADVIDWNEGRNGKLLMARDHVPEQTTGTRLANTADGLGVDMVDTHSLAATKVEAANPSAIAYIGDGKGAVRLMATEALSSGGNLSGVRKWFYRRRGSRNWEGFSDVKADGHGLRPLSVDYASDTVYCLDDRDGRDKLYRVALDGSMKTELIYADPKADVDDVLRLGRQARLIGAATTTDQGSVAYFDPEYQKLAGALSKALPNLPQIEFVGSSADETKLLLSAGSDTDPGRYYVFDKTTKHLNEIALVRPQLENVPLATMTPVTFKAADGTVIPAYLTLPPSGPKKGLPAIVMPHGGPASHDNWGFDWLVQFFAHQGYAVLQPEFRGSTGYGDDWMLQNGFKSWRTAIGDVTDAGRWLVAQGIAAPDKLAIVGWSYGGYAALQSNVLDPDLFKAVVAIAPVTDLDVLRSESLGFTNHNLVSDFIGSGAAITDGSPARHAAMFKAPVILFHGTTDQNVGVGESRLMNDRLRAAGKQSSVVIYPNLDHQLPSGEIRADMLRRADAFLRQSMHLAAAGQAN; via the coding sequence ATGGGGAAATATGGGCGTGTGTGCCGGCTGGCGTTGCTGGCGGGCGCGGGCTGGGGCGTCTTCGCGTGCGGGGCATGGGGCGGGCCGCCAGTGCCGACGCAGAAGGTCACGCTGTCCGCCACGTTGACGGGGGACGCGGCGGATCTGTTCGGTTCGCGGGAAACGATCTGGGGCGCCAGCCTGTCGCCCGATGGCAGCAAGGTTCTTTTCCTGACATCCAACCAGCGATCGGGAACCCAGCTGATGGTCGCCTCGTCCGCGGGCGGCAGGCCTCCCACCCAGATCCTGCAATCGGACGGCACGCCGATGACGCTGCGCTGGTGCGATTGGGCGGATGACAGCCGGATCGTCTGCGACGTTACCGGTTCCGATGTGGTCAATGCCGAATTGGTCGGCTTCCAGCGGCTGATGGCCATCGATGTGGATGGCAAGAACAGCAAGCTGCTATCCCAGCAGGGCAGTATGAACGATGCGCTGCGGATCAGCCAATTTAGCGCCGATGTGATCGACTGGAACGAGGGTCGCAACGGCAAGTTGCTGATGGCGCGCGATCATGTGCCGGAACAGACGACCGGCACCCGCCTCGCCAATACCGCGGATGGCCTTGGCGTAGATATGGTCGACACGCACAGTCTTGCGGCGACCAAGGTGGAGGCGGCGAACCCCAGCGCCATTGCTTATATCGGCGATGGCAAGGGCGCGGTGCGCCTGATGGCCACGGAGGCCCTCAGCAGCGGCGGCAATCTGTCGGGCGTGCGCAAATGGTTTTACCGGCGCCGCGGTAGCCGGAACTGGGAAGGCTTTTCCGATGTGAAGGCGGACGGCCACGGCCTGCGCCCGCTTTCCGTCGATTATGCCAGTGATACGGTCTATTGCCTCGATGACAGGGATGGGCGTGACAAGCTGTATCGGGTTGCGCTCGACGGATCGATGAAGACGGAACTGATCTATGCCGATCCCAAGGCGGATGTGGACGATGTGCTCCGGCTCGGTCGGCAGGCGCGCCTGATCGGCGCGGCGACCACCACCGATCAGGGCAGCGTCGCCTATTTTGATCCGGAATATCAGAAACTGGCCGGGGCGCTTTCCAAGGCTCTGCCCAATCTCCCACAGATCGAATTCGTCGGCAGCAGCGCGGACGAGACCAAGCTTCTGTTGTCGGCAGGCAGCGACACCGATCCCGGCCGCTATTATGTGTTCGACAAGACGACCAAGCATCTCAATGAGATCGCGCTGGTGCGCCCGCAGTTGGAGAATGTACCGCTGGCGACGATGACTCCCGTGACCTTCAAGGCGGCGGATGGCACCGTGATCCCGGCCTATCTGACGTTGCCGCCATCGGGTCCGAAAAAGGGATTGCCGGCGATCGTGATGCCGCATGGCGGTCCCGCCTCGCATGACAATTGGGGCTTCGACTGGCTTGTGCAGTTCTTCGCGCATCAAGGTTATGCGGTGTTGCAACCCGAATTCCGGGGATCAACCGGCTATGGCGATGACTGGATGCTCCAGAACGGCTTCAAGAGCTGGCGCACCGCGATCGGCGACGTCACCGATGCCGGGCGCTGGCTGGTCGCGCAGGGCATTGCCGCGCCGGATAAGCTTGCGATCGTCGGCTGGTCTTACGGCGGCTATGCGGCCCTCCAGTCCAATGTTCTCGATCCGGATCTGTTCAAGGCCGTAGTCGCGATCGCGCCGGTGACCGACCTCGATGTTCTCAGGAGCGAGTCGCTGGGCTTCACCAATCACAATCTGGTGAGCGACTTCATCGGATCGGGCGCCGCGATCACCGATGGATCGCCGGCGCGGCACGCGGCGATGTTCAAGGCGCCGGTGATCCTGTTCCATGGCACGACGGACCAGAATGTCGGCGTCGGCGAATCCCGCCTGATGAACGATCGCCTGCGCGCTGCGGGCAAGCAGAGCAGCGTCGTGATCTACCCGAATCTCGATCATCAGTTGCCTAGCGGCGAGATCCGGGCGGACATGCTGCGGCGCGCGGATGCCTTCCTGCGCCAGTCGATGCACCTCGCCGCAGCGGGGCAGGCCAACTGA
- a CDS encoding DUF3147 family protein, producing MLAFWIRALLSGIMIAAVSTVARRYPAGGALIASLPLVSVLGMIWLWHDRPDSENMAAHAEATFWYVLPSLPMFLLIPALLRRGMDFWAALLAGCVLTILAYLLTTLIAARFGVRL from the coding sequence ATGCTGGCCTTCTGGATCAGGGCGCTGCTCTCGGGGATCATGATCGCCGCCGTCTCGACGGTGGCGCGGCGCTATCCGGCGGGCGGCGCGCTGATCGCCTCGCTGCCTTTGGTCTCGGTGCTGGGCATGATCTGGCTGTGGCACGATCGGCCGGACAGCGAGAATATGGCCGCCCATGCCGAGGCGACCTTCTGGTATGTGCTGCCGTCGCTGCCGATGTTCCTGCTGATCCCGGCGCTGCTGCGGCGGGGCATGGATTTCTGGGCGGCGCTGCTCGCCGGTTGCGTGCTGACGATCCTCGCCTATCTCCTCACCACCCTGATCGCCGCCCGCTTCGGCGTGCGCCTGTAG
- the aguB gene encoding N-carbamoylputrescine amidase — protein sequence MTQITVAAMQLAFSDDEQANIAAVSELVREAAAKGAQVILPPELFEGPYFCQTEDEGYFVHARPTASHPAVLAMQALAAELNVAIPTSFFEADGPHHYNTLAMIGPDGTIRGTYRKSHIPDGPGYEEKFYFRPGNTGFKVWPDVAPATLGVGVCWDQWYPETARAMMLMGADVLFYPTAIGTEPHDPSLDTSRLWRRAMVGHAVSNVVPVVASNRIGNENGQIFYGHSFICDERGDMLAEFGAEETGVLVATVDIAQVKRHRAAFGFFRDRRPDLYGRLAQDI from the coding sequence ATGACCCAGATCACCGTCGCCGCCATGCAGCTCGCCTTCTCGGACGACGAGCAGGCCAATATCGCCGCCGTGTCCGAGCTGGTGCGCGAGGCCGCCGCCAAGGGCGCACAGGTGATCCTGCCGCCCGAATTGTTCGAGGGGCCCTATTTCTGCCAGACCGAGGACGAGGGCTATTTCGTCCACGCCCGCCCCACCGCCAGCCATCCGGCGGTGCTGGCGATGCAGGCGCTCGCCGCCGAGCTGAACGTCGCGATCCCGACCAGCTTCTTCGAGGCGGACGGCCCGCATCACTACAACACGCTGGCGATGATCGGGCCGGACGGCACGATCCGCGGCACCTACCGCAAGAGCCACATTCCCGATGGCCCGGGCTATGAGGAGAAATTCTACTTCCGCCCCGGCAACACCGGCTTCAAGGTGTGGCCGGACGTCGCCCCCGCCACGCTCGGCGTCGGCGTCTGCTGGGATCAATGGTATCCCGAGACGGCGCGCGCGATGATGCTGATGGGCGCGGACGTGCTGTTCTACCCGACCGCGATCGGCACCGAGCCGCACGACCCCTCGCTCGACACCTCGCGGCTGTGGCGCCGGGCGATGGTCGGCCATGCCGTCTCCAACGTGGTGCCGGTGGTGGCGTCGAACCGGATCGGCAACGAGAATGGCCAGATCTTCTACGGCCACAGCTTCATCTGCGACGAGCGCGGCGACATGCTGGCCGAGTTCGGCGCGGAGGAGACCGGCGTGCTGGTCGCCACCGTCGACATCGCCCAGGTCAAGCGCCACCGCGCCGCCTTCGGCTTCTTCCGCGATCGCCGGCCGGATCTTTATGGGCGGCTGGCCCAGGATATCTGA
- the rpsD gene encoding 30S ribosomal protein S4, with amino-acid sequence MSKRNSAKYKLDRRMGENIWGRPKSPVNKREYGPGQHGQRRKGKVSDFGIQLKAKQKLKGYYGDVTEKQFKKAYTEASRMKGDTGQNLIGLLERRLDAVVYRAKFTPTIFSARQLVSHGHVRVNGVKCNIASRLVKVGDVIELGTKAQEMALVIEAQGLSEREVPDYLAQDGTAKVSYQRVPSLDEVPYPVKMEPNLVVEFYSR; translated from the coding sequence ATGTCGAAGCGCAACAGCGCCAAGTACAAGCTTGATCGCCGCATGGGCGAGAACATCTGGGGCCGCCCGAAGTCCCCGGTGAACAAGCGCGAATATGGCCCCGGCCAGCACGGCCAGCGCCGCAAGGGCAAGGTTTCGGACTTCGGCATCCAGCTGAAGGCCAAGCAGAAGCTCAAGGGCTATTACGGCGACGTCACCGAGAAGCAGTTCAAGAAGGCCTATACCGAGGCGTCGCGCATGAAGGGCGATACCGGTCAGAACCTGATCGGCCTGCTCGAGCGCCGTCTCGATGCGGTCGTCTACCGCGCCAAGTTCACGCCGACGATCTTCTCGGCGCGCCAGCTGGTCAGCCACGGCCACGTCCGCGTCAACGGCGTGAAGTGCAACATCGCATCGCGCCTCGTGAAGGTCGGCGACGTGATCGAGCTCGGCACCAAGGCGCAGGAAATGGCGCTGGTGATCGAGGCCCAGGGCCTGTCCGAGCGTGAAGTGCCCGATTACCTCGCCCAGGACGGCACCGCGAAGGTTTCGTACCAGCGCGTCCCGTCGCTCGACGAGGTGCCTTATCCGGTGAAGATGGAGCCGAACCTGGTCGTCGAGTTCTACTCGCGCTGA